Genomic DNA from Vanrija pseudolonga chromosome 3, complete sequence:
GCGAAAATGAGAGGCGCCGAGGGAACAGGCCAGAGGCGCACGCACCTCCCCTTCCCTTTATTATCCTGCCTTTAGGTGGTTTCTGGGACAATTCATAGGGTAGGGTCGGTGTGCACAAGTGTGTGTCGTCGTGGCACGAGGCAAAGGATGCATGCGCACGTATGCACGCTGCAGCAGCGAGTAGCCCACCGCTGTCCCACGCCCACCCGCAGATCGCTATCAGCCCGCTCACTCAATCTCTGATGCCAGCGCCGTGGCCAGTGCCGTCTCGGAATTACGTCACGGGCCCACCCCCTTGAACGCCAGAGCCCGACACAGCCTGACGCCACCGAACGCCGTGCCGGATTCTGCTTCTGGCCCAGGTCCTCCCCGAGACAGGAGACCCTCTTGTCGAGGAAAAGCTGCAGCCGGTGGTGGTAGTGTTTTGCAAGTCTGCAAAGAGAAAAGGAACCCAACCGGCCGCTACCAGGAAGGGTTACTCTTTGgttgagcgagcgagtgagttTCAGGGCAGGTCTCTGAGCGAAGCTGCCGTGGGGGTGGGGCCGATGTGCCGGAAGAGGGGAAGAGACGTGCCCAGGAACGAGCTGTTGGTGCAAGGGtccagcggcagcagcagcagccatcaAAGGAGCAAGCGCGGTACGGCGCGGGGAAGGAGAGGTGCCGGCTGAGGCTTGGCTTGGCTTTATTACCATGCACCACGACAAGTCCATTCACCCACGACAAAGGAGTGCGCGTCCGTGTCCCTGTTGCCATCTCTTGCTTCTTACAACTTGACTCCTTTTGGGGACCAGTCATACTCCCATCCACCCTGGAGTCCGgcttgcggcgcgcggcgcggcgcgctgggtTCGCCGTGCAGGTCTGCTCCAGCACAACGCCACCCAATGTCGTGCGGCAAGCGACGGCCCATAGTGGGTGGGCAAAACGCCTCGAGGTGGGCGTGCCGCCAACTACGACCGCCGGAGCTTTCGGCTCGTCTGTGTTTCGGGCACACACATCCTTATTTTTCCAGCGATTGCCTTcctgcggcggctgctgctgctgctgctcgccgccgccgccgccaccgccgctcgctgcaaCACGCGCGCACGGATGCAGTGTGCGGCAGATCCTGACCTGACTGTGCAGGTCCAACTCGCTAGGGgaaaggcagcagcaggcaagGGAAAAAAAGTCGCTCTCCTACCTCGCGCAGCCCTGCTGCCCGTCTCCCTACCGGCTTGGCTGGCCGTCCCTGCCAGACTGGCGTTGGATACATGCATGCCATCTTGTCACTTGAAAGAGGACACGGGGGGGAAAGGGATTGGGGGGGGGGAAACGTACATCATAGAATCAAGCTCTGACGTTTTTCTTGCCTTTCCCGCATAGTCCGTTCCCGCCGCTCCCCGCCCCCTGGTCGCCAGTGTTTGGGCTTGTACCGCGCACGCCCACAAACTCTCCATTAGATCGAAACCAAGTTGACgcctgccgcggcggcgagcaagcAAAGCAAGGCCGAGTGTGAGCTTGCAAGCGCAGCGTTCCGCGCGGCACGACCGGTACTTGCCCCCTTCGCCTTCATAGTTTGATACATTCGTTCCTATCCTggccccagccagccaaccaaGCAAGCCAGGACCTGACTCGACCGGCACGCAGACAAGACCAAGCCCAAAACCAAAGTAGTACAAGGTGAGGACGGGTACCCAGCTCGATCCCTTTGCTCGCAAACGAGTGGCCCGGCCCATGGGTCGTAGCAGCATTGTTGGAGTGGAGAGAGCCAAACGCAGCCAGCCCTATTTGGGTTACCGATCGAACAGGTCACATtgggctcgctcgctcggtcggcctcccctcgctcgctcgctcgtgtcACTCCGGTCTCTTacctcctcccccttccccttgTACGCGCTCCGCCGTGACCCGGGAAGCCAGTAATGATGAGCATGAGCCAAGGTCCAGGTAGGAACGTCGTGAtgcttgcgctcggcgcaaGACTCAAGAGGGCATACACTGCATGCCTGCTCCGTACCTGACCTCCTGTTCCTGCCAACTCTGTTCTCCCGGTCCAAACTTGGGTTGTGATCCTGTGCTGCTCTTGTGCCGCTCTCCCCCTCCGTCTCCCTCTCCGTCCCGCTGGTGGTATAGACTGCCCGTGTTGCCCCCCCCGTCTGCCGCTCCCTCTCGTCTCCCCATGACATGAGCCATTGTTGATCCATTCTAGCCAACTCGGGGTTAACCACCGCCTGCCGACATCGGTGACATCCCCACTCTGTCGACTTTCGAGCCGCCCGTCCCTTCTTGGGAGGACCACTTTGTGTTGCTCGTCATTGCCTCTCCCAAACGAAACCCTATACGGTTCTCGGAACTGAACCGGCTCTGCCGCAAGACCAACGTAAACCACGATCCCTCCTGGTTTGGGTTGCTGCCTGATTAGGTGTATCCACCCGTCCCTAGGAAGATTACCAGCAAACGTacaccccctccctcgcctccctcgtgtccaccacgaccacatTAATCTGCGCCGTCGACCGCCgctccccccaccccggccCCTTTCCTCTTCCCACTCTTTCCAACATCTTGTTATCACCTTCATCTCTCTTCACTCTCTTTCAAACCACCTCGACAAGCGGCATaccgacgtcgaggttgacgaccGACCACGCCCCTCCttccccctccgcctcctcccctcccaccACTAGTCTCCCCCTCTCCACGTCGTCACCGCCATTGGTGCCGTATCGCGCACCCTCCACGGCTACGGCAGCTCCGACGAGACGGACCCAACGACGGGACTGAAGGGTTCCTGTCACCCTTTCGACCACACGTCACGAGGGCGATCCGATCGCCCTTTCATTCCACAGACGTCGTCAGAGCACCAGCGGCGTTTACGCGACGTTGTGGTGCACAGACAGACAAGACTCTGAACAGACCTTGCATCCAAACTTTGCCTGTGGCTACGCATAGTAACCCAGGCGTAATTGGGAGCAGCTGACAACAGAGTGATCTGTAAATAACGCATTACCGTCATCGCTACGTTTTGCTGGGCATCATCACAGCATCAGCCCgaaacacgacgacgacacgcacaGACTTTGGGCTTGGGTCAACAAAAACAAGCTTGGTGATAGTGGGACATTTCGTCGCGGACCATCACGTCACCCCCCACGGCTCTGGTCCCCGCCCCGACCCGCctcactcgctcactcgctcgcttgctACACACGTCAACGACTGCAAGGCGAGCGCCAAGCCGTGACAACCGCTGCGCTCACCGACTTTGTGCATCGCATCTTCtactgcggcggcggtgacaaAGCCGACCCCGACGATCAGCAGCACCACTTCCATCGTATAGGGAGGGCAGATCCATCCCTTTAAAGTACCTATACGTCAGCAAgttgcacgcacgcacgacgcacgacgcacgcacgcacgcacgctcaAACGACACTCTGCACGCACGTACGCCAAGCAAGCCGCAAAGCACGTACCACGCCTACACCACACAACAAGACACACACGGAACGCCTCAACCCAACTCGCATTGCACACGCATCTCACGGCACTACTCTCTACACGAAACACGACATTGTCGGGCTTGCACTCGCCTCTGTCGCCCTTGTCGTGTGTATTGGCCAAGCAAGTCGCATCAACGTCAATCACGCTGTCTACGTCCCGCCTTCCCCGGCGTCAAACCCATCCGAcgtcccctcccctccctccacccCTCCCACCCCATCATCCACTCACCCTCACTCTGTCCATCAACTCGTGCTGGTCACGTACAAGGCCCCACCCGCCACCAATCAACCTACAGCACTCGCTTCGGCCTAAACCAACACTACAACACTGCTCCTTGGTAGCGGCGACTCGATCACGGGTGCCACCCACCACTTCCGTCTCTGACAACAACATTCCTTTTGCCCCGGTTGACTACCATTACCTTTGCCCCTaccccccccctcccctcgacgacgagtaaACCTTGAACCATTGCTTTATGCTTTTACCTCGGCCCTTGCATCAACACGCATTCGTTTGAGGACGCGTCTCAtcatcaccgccgcccgcaacCCACTTTGACGCTTGACACAGGGTCCACAGTTGTCACGACTGGTCTCGAGGACACGGGTCGAAGCGGCCGCGGTGCAAGGCGAAACCTCGATAGCGCGTAGCCGAAACCTTTCGGCTGCGCAACGCACCTTGGCCACCCACCAACCATCACCCCTCTTGCTTGCCCACATCTGTGCAGCCCCTCTATAAGCACAGCCCACGCAGGCAAAACATTACCTCGACATGAGGCGCAGAGCCGACAGCCCATCCGGGCCGGTGACACAAGGTACGCGCACCTCCTGGAATCCCCCCCGCTTTGTCTCATCCAACGGGATAAACCCGACGATTCTCCTACACCCCCTGCATCCCGTAAACTTTGTCATTTACCAAACTAACAGTCTCAGGTTCAGAGTCTCATCCTTCAAAGCGCGTGCGGAGAGGGTCAGCCTCCCCCTCGCTCTCTCCTGTCGATTCATCGGGTACCCGTTTCATGCAGCGCCCTGCTCCAAATCCCAGCGGCACGTCACCGCGTATCATTCGGGGATCATCGCCCACGCGGCCAACATTGCCACCGTTGCATCCCCTTCAACTCGGAGGCACTGAAGGTAACGCACCCGGTTCCggaccgtcgtcgtcgtcatacCAGTCCTTCTCGGCTGCGGGCAGtgcggcctcgtcgggcgcAGCACCACGTCCTGGAAGCTGGGCGCCAAATTGGCCCCCTGGACACATGGCCCGCCATTCCATGGGAGGGCCAGCAGGAGTAAAGTCTCCGTCGCCAAGTACCAGCCCGGAACGGGGACGTGCCGAGGAACCAAGAACGGCCGGAGAACAGCCTAGTACTACTGGTGGTGACATTGTGTTTACACGCGACGTGACAAACAGGCAACCGCGGAGTATGATGGCTTGCATGAGATGTCGTCGACAAAAGTGAGTgttcctcgagggcggcaccgccacacacacccacacgcgCCCACACGCGTGCGCGCCCACCTTTCCGTGTTCTAACTCGTGCAGAATGAAATGCGACGGCCCTGGCAAGGAACCATGTCGTGGGTGCCGCCAGGCCAACGTTTCGTGTGTTTTCGAGTCGCGAACGCGGCCAAAGTCGATCTCGACTATTCCGTCGCGTGCTTCCCCCTTCTTTCCCCCTCCAGCAGAGCCAGCAGGACCTTCGTTTTATCCCGCCACATCGCAGGCGGCTCCACCAGTGACAACTCGTCCCCAATTGATTCCCGATTATGCCATCaggcaagctcaaggcgcaCGGGAACATCCAGCCCAGATGCGCCCTCCCCCACAAGCGGGCATGGGCACGCCATACCCGCCACCTCTCCGTGCCCATACGCCACCTGCGCACACACCTCCGTCCACTGGAGGCGGCCCTCAACAACAATACTACCCTGTTACCCATCCCGGTTACGGCCATCCTCCACCCGGAGGTCCTGTACCACCTCAACAGTCAAGTGGACAGTTGATAGACCACCGCCTCGAAGGTCGTTTGCGTGGCCTCGAATCCGCTTTTCGATCAGTATCGACGCTCCCTGCGTCGGTATCCGGTATTGAGGCCACACTCGGATCCATTTTGCGTGCTCAATCGGCCCTGGCGGCTCAGATTTccggcggtgcggcggcaggaAACTCGGCGGTTGCTCCCATTCCACCGAGAAACCCGACTGACGTCCCCGACCATGTGTGGGAAAGCTACCGGGTTGGAGCGTGGCCCTTGACACCGTGGCTTCCTGGGATATCGCCACTTCCAGGACTCCCATCGCTTGTCCTTCTGTGTATGGGGCGTCGTGCTGCCCTCGAACGCCCCGAAACGTCGAGGCGCGAGAGCGATGCGGCTGCTGAAGCCGTCGTGGCGGAAGTGTCGCGCCTCCTGGCTGGGCGGGTTCTATGGACGAGGGACGAAgttctcgccctcggggtGTACAGCACCTGGACGAAtgactcggcgctcggcagTCTCGCTGTCGGCCTGGCGCGTGACCTCCAACTGGACCGAGTGCAAATTCAGAGGCGTGGCCACGAAGAGTGGCGGGAGTGGATCTAtgtcgtccttgccgaccACCTTCTCCACTTGCCCGACTTCAACTTGCCTATTGTTCAAGAACCTCTGGCGGCTTCCTGGCGCGACCTGATCGCTACTTCGCCCCCAACCGAATCGTCTGTTCGCGACCGGGACAACAGGTTGCTTGCATGGCTGCAATATTCGGAGCTTCTGATGGaaggtgagtgtggcgtTGGACGCCCCGGGTGGCGTTCAGCCACTATGTGGCGGAAAGGTTCCGATTCCAACTGACAACGCCACTCCCAGTCCTGaacgcccagcgcggccaTACTCGATACCCGGGCGACCCCAAATCCCCTGAGGGTAGTCGTGACTCGGGTTCGGATCACAGCGACGGCCGACCGGGTTCCCATGCCCGAGGCGACTCTTCCGGCGGCAGAGAAACTGCTCGCGACCAACGGGatcgccgacgcgtccgagATGTCTATAAACGCTTCGCTGCCCGGTGGGAAGCGTGGGCCCAGAGCTGTGGTGCACGTCACGAGCCCGTCCTCAACCTGCACTACAACTATGCGCTCCTGTTTACTGCATCGCCAGTGTTCGTCTCCAACGACCGCGTGTGGTCGCTGCTCACCCAATCGCAAGAGGGGCACCAGCAGCTGGAGCGGGGTCGGGATGCCGCATTCAACgtgctctcggcgctcggcgctcctGAGATCAACAGGTCGTTTGTGTTCTCGCTGCCCGTCTTCCGGCCATTCTtcggcctcgccatcgcccacCTTGTCGGCCTGACCTCGGCGCTGTCCCATACGCCCATCATCAATCTCTCGCACGTTCAGCAGGTCCTCCACACGGCCGCGTACCACGTTTCGCCCGCACAGTCGCCAGACGCTtcggccgccggccgcctggGTACGGCGCCCGCCGGAGTCACCTCACCCGTTGGCAGCGGGCCGGCCCACCCCGCGTCACCGTCCGGTGCTCGTCACCGCGGTGGacccgccccctccctcctccagGAGATGGTCGAGACGGGCGCCATTATCCAAATCGGCAAGCGCGAGATTGTCGGCGCCGAACCGGGCCGCGATCTCTGGCGCCGGATCGTGGGCTAGTTGCTGTGTGGCCCGGTTGCCCCGGCTTTCCATCCCTTTTTATCTGCTTATCGTTTTCTCGGCACAATTGACGACGCACGGTCAGCGTCCTTATAATACCTGGTTGTGCCGCGAGCCGCTCTGCGCCTCGTATTCCTTGGGCTTCGCTTCGACGCCGTGCTACATCTTTTGGGCCAACAATGTTTCCTTTACGAGCCATTTtacgagcacgacgagacCATCTTTTACCACTCATATCTTCGACCATTTTCATGACCCCAACGAATGAATGAGTATTGCATCCAGAATGGATAGACGTGGTAGAGGTGCTATAGTACAACATGGGACGCCGTCTGCTGGTGGCTTGGATCATCTCTACTCactcctcctctcgcctcgcggccggacggcgcggcgcgacctGCCTTCCACGCTTCTTCTCTCCCTCTGGCTCGAGATGGACCTTCTTGGGCACCTGGACGTTGAAGCCAGGGACGACAATGTCGTGGTAGTGCTCGAGAACAAAGGCCatgtccttgacctcgacgtggTTCGAGTTACGATGCGCCGCCAGGCGGATGCTGTCCTTCGCCGCTGTGTCGATGAAACTGTCCAAGACCTCGCCGAAGAGCTAGACGGGTCAGCAGGAACAGGGGTAAATGCACTCACATTGTCTAGACCCAGCTCCACCGCAAGGTCAGGTGCCAGCTCGCGCGTGAACTCGCggagcttgcgcttgcgcctTGCTGGCTCGGGCTctggaggcggaggcggaggttTGGGGGGTGCGGCGGGAGGAGCCGCCTTTGGAGGAGCAGGTGCTGGGGCCGGTGGTGTTGGAGTAGGCGCTACGGGAGGAGCCGAGACTGGCGCCGGAGCTGGCGCCGGTGTGGGCGCGGGGGGTGTCAcggtcggtggtggtgccacTGTTGTGGTTGCTGGAGTTGCCGCAACAGGAGCCGGCGAAGGCACCGTTGCCGGTTTGGGCTCCGGTGGAGAAACAGCCGGGGCAGGGGTAGTTGTAactggtgccggtggtgccaCGGCAGGGGTAGTAGCTGGCGGTGCTCCCGTTGACACCGACGCAGCTGGTGGGGTAGGTACCGTCGTGGTAGCAGCTGCAGGCACCGGGGCCGCTGGAACAGGGGTCGGCACGGTTGGGAGTGACGACGTGCGCACTGGTGCAGCTGGaacctggctggctggaaCAACGGCCGCAGGTGCGGTCTGGGCTTGGGTGGGCATGGGTGTtcctgcagcagctgctgctgttgttgccgTGGCAGCGGGCGGAGCAGTGACTGCAGCTGGGGCGACAGTCTGAGGAGTCGCAGGCTGAGGAGCCGCGGGCTGAGAAGCTGCGGGTTGAGGAGCTGCGGGCTGAGCAGTAGCACCAGGAGTAGCAGCTGCTGGGGCTCTAGGCGCTGGAGATTGAGGTGCGGATGACGAAGAGCTCGACGCCTGAGAAGCAGCTGTCGGTGTCGCGGCTGCACCAGCTTTGAGCAACGCACTCTTGTGCTGGAAGTAAGCGTAAGAGGTATAGAAGCGCTGTTTAAGTACTGGGTCCTGAGAGTGTGAGCCGTCGAACAAAAGCCGTCACTCACTGCCTCAAACATGGGGTTTCGCTTGTCTGGGGGGATTGCCAGCAGATCCTTGACCTGCTGAAACGTCATGGGCGGCATCGGCATCTGCGCCTGTGCCACAGGTGGCGTGGATACCGTGGCAGGAGCGACGGcagctggcgccgctgcagGCTGCTCTGCGGAAgccggggccggcggggtggccgcgaccgtcggcgtcgcgggggTAGCAGGGCTGGCGGTACGaggtgtcggcgccgcgctcgtcggggtcggcgcaGGCGACTGCGGCTTGGCAGGTgtgccagcagcagctgctccGGCCGCGGGCGgacgcacggcggcggcgttgcgcgCGTTGATGGTCGCGATGAGGTTCTGGTCCGGGCGGatggtgcgcgcggcgttgacgCCGGCCGATATGGACTGAAGGAAAGCGCTTTCGGTCGTCACAGCATCATTGTTGCCCACACGCTTGGTAGGATTAAGCACCTCAGGGAGGCTCAACAGTGGGTTCGggcggccgagacgggcgTTGAAGATGACGATCTCTCGCGCGTGGTTTGCAATCAGGTTGCGGAGCTGCGTCGTGCGTCAGTGGGCTGCTTGGTTCGTTTGTGGCGTGCGCGGCACGCAATGAACACGGACAGGAGGGATCTGATTCGCAGCGAGCAGGTTGCTGCGCACCCTCTGGATGAGGATGGGGATGTTCGCGTAGATCGACTCGAGGTTGatggccgccgctggccgcgcggcggggggccGGGGAGCTGCCATGGTCGGGGTATCACAGGGGGtacgggcggcggggtcctTGGTGCGATTTCAAGTCTGACGCGCGCTTTTAGGGATGGATGAGAGATGGAGAGGGAGAGACTGAGACTGAGAAAGAGACAGTTGATCGAGTGACTGACACTACTTGGCGTGTGCGACAACAGGAGTGTTGTTGGCCGGATTTGATCCCGCTATCAAACCCACAAAAACGGTGGAGGTGATCCACCGGCATTGTTGCACCACCCCCCATCTCATGGCCGACACAATAGCGGAGCAAGTCGTGCAGGCCGCTCAGggcgcgtacgccgcgcTACCGAAGCACGGCAAGCCGATAGTGCGCGACAACGGCGTGGCGGAGTGGACGATCCTCGCGGCCATTGTCCTCGTGCGACCCGACAGAGAACCACATCTCGTCTCCCTCGGCACTGGGGTCAAGGTCCTCCCGGCGGCAAGACTGCCACCACTGGGGGACACGGTCCACGACTGCCATGCCGAGGTGCTTGCGCGCCGTGGATTCCTccgctggctggtggccgaggcggtgcgGGTCCAACGGGGAgaggcgagcgagtggcTCGTGTGGAGGGAAGACAAGTTTGGGCTGGCTCCGGGTGTCGAGGTGTTCCTGTACGTCTCGGCCCTTCCTGTGAGTTGTGGATCACCGTGAATCATTAGCTCACGCACAGTGTGGCGATGCGTCAACATTGCATACGGCTGCCCATCAGCCCgcagacgccgccgaggcgttCAAGAACGAggcagcgcgtcgtgctgctTCTGAGCAGGACACCCCGCCTGTGCCGACAGAGGTGGTGCGCGGGCGGAACGGGTACGAGAACTATGGCGCGATCCGAACCAAGCCCGGCCggcccgactcgccgccctcaATCTCGTTCAGCTGCTCGGACAAGATTGCGACTTGGACAGTGTTGGGGTTGCAaggcgcgctgctggcgcggctGTTCGAGCCGGTCTACCTCGACCACATTGTCATCGGCGGTGTTGAGGTGCCCGAGGGGCAGAGAGAAGATGAGTGGCACGCAACTGtggtcgccgaggctgagcgaGCGCTGtggcgccgtgtcgagggcATCGGTGGGTCCCCAGCTCAAGTCGACCTTATCGGAAGCTGACTCGACAGGTGCCTTGCCACCACCGTATCGCCTCACACAACCCCGTCTCCacctcacgccgcgccgcttcgCTCTTTCCCGCGAAGCCGCGCTCGCCTCCGGCGCGTCCGACCCCAGCACGTCGACCGTGTCCCTCTCGCACGTCCCGGTGCTGGGCAAGCCCGAGGTCATCATCAACGGGTGCGCGCAGGGGTCGGGTTGGAAGGCGCCTGGGAAGGTGctgctcaaggacaagcagCGGTCGAGGGTGTGTAAGATGGAGGTGCTGCGGGCGTTCGTGGGATTGAGGTAGGTTGACGAGAGGTAGCGTGAtggctgacgccgcagcgccgaagctgagctcgccgacgagacgtACTTTAGCCTCAAGCACGCCAACACCGCCTACCAGGAAGCCAAGGCGGCGCTGCGTGGTGTACCTGCTGAGCGGCTCAATGCCGACTGGGCAAAGCGGCTACCACACGAGTTTGAGGTCACATCGGCGGCCTCTGGTGCCACCGCCCCGCCGTTCACAGGCTGGATCCCGACGGGGCCGCGGTACGAGTCGTTCACGAGCCGAGGGGTGTTGGCGGCTCTGTAGTAGTggcctcgctgctgccggccgGTCACATAGCCCACGGGCCGAGGGACATTGCAGCGTCGGTGGTAACCCTCGCTGCGCCCCTCCCCGCTGCTTCGCCCTCCTCCAACCCCCACGCCCCCATAACAATCTATATATGCATAATGTCATgacaccaccccgccccccctAAGCCCCAACGCTCCCCACCCGCCTGGCCTCGCGCAtccgccgctcgacgtcgtcgagcatgtcggcAAACCCCTTGAcaagcgcgtcggcgacgcggcggacatCGGGCAACTCGccagcggccgcgcgcgcctcccaggcctcgacgccagcgaggcactcggcctcggtctcctcgcgctcgcgccagctGCTCACGCCGATGCGCACGCCGCGTACCTGCCTCGCGGCGCCATTGctcagcgcgagcgcgagccccGCGCTGTCTGACAagcccgcgagcgagcgagccagcgacgccgtgccgtgcgacagctcggccgcggcgcgtggcagTGGGGACgcagcggccgcctcggccgcgtgCTGGCGAAAGGTCGGTGAGAGCGGCGAGCCAGGCGGTGAGGGCGAGAGGAGCTTCTTGTTGCCGGGTACGCGGTCGCCCGTCCACCCGGGCCCTGCTGGCCCATCATCGTCAAGCGccccgcccaggccgagctcgtcgacccagCTCAGATCCGCGTCGatcccctcgccgcgcacggcttccagctcgcgcagcagcacgcccgcctcgcggacctgctcgtcgcgcgcgcgctccgcctcggcgaggtgggaGAGGTGGGCCGACAGGCGTTCttcgagcgcggcggcgccgctcgccggcgcgcggaggagcgcgacgaagCGCGCAGAGTGGGACAGGCTGTcgtgcagcgccgcgatCGCCTTGCTCGACTGCggcgggagggaggcggcggcgtcgtcgtcttcgtccgtgtcgtctgGTGTGCGGCTGCTCACGCCGTTACCGTTGGCACGCgtaccccgcgcgcgcgagcgcggccgagggggcgacggcgctggcgcgtgcCCGTTGGTCCGGGAGTCACGATGTGGGTCGTagccgtggtcgtggtggtcaTCGTCGTAGTGgtaggcgtcgtcgtcgtggaagtcgtggtcgagctcgtgggcAAGCGACCCCAGCCCATTATGCGCTGTCGCGTCAGCTCCCCCTGTCTGATATGCAGACACCTACGCTCCCCAAGCCCCCCGTGATGGTCAAGGTCATCGAACTCGTCGGCCAACGACAACCCGCCGGACGGGCCAAACCCGCCCGG
This window encodes:
- the taf12 gene encoding Transcription initiation factor TFIID subunit 12, with translation MAAPRPPAARPAAAINLESIYANIPILIQRVRSNLLAANQIPPLRNLIANHAREIVIFNARLGRPNPLLSLPEVLNPTKRVGNNDAVTTESAFLQSISAGVNAARTIRPDQNLIATINARNAAAVRPPAAGAAAAGTPAKPQSPAPTPTSAAPTPRTASPATPATPTVAATPPAPASAEQPAAAPAAVAPATVSTPPVAQAQMPMPPMTFQQVKDLLAIPPDKRNPMFEADPVLKQRFYTSYAYFQHKTSQPAAPQPATPQTVAPAAVTAPPAATATTAAAAAGTPMPTQAQTAPAAVVPASQVPAAPVRTSSLPTVPTPVPAAPVPAAATTTVPTPPAASVSTGAPPATTPAVAPPAPVTTTPAPAVSPPEPKPATVPSPAPVAATPATTTVAPPPTVTPPAPTPAPAPAPVSAPPVAPTPTPPAPAPAPPKAAPPAAPPKPPPPPPEPEPARRKRKLREFTRELAPDLAVELGLDNLFGEVLDSFIDTAAKDSIRLAAHRNSNHVEVKDMAFVLEHYHDIVVPGFNVQVPKKVHLEPEGEKKRGRQVAPRRPAARREEE
- the TAD1 gene encoding tRNA-specific adenosine deaminase TAD1 encodes the protein MADTIAEQVVQAAQGAYAALPKHGKPIVRDNGVAEWTILAAIVLVRPDREPHLVSLGTGVKVLPAARLPPLGDTVHDCHAEVLARRGFLRWLVAEAVRVQRGEASEWLVWREDKFGLAPGVEVFLYVSALPCGDASTLHTAAHQPADAAEAFKNEAARRAASEQDTPPVPTEVVRGRNGYENYGAIRTKPGRPDSPPSISFSCSDKIATWTVLGLQGALLARLFEPVYLDHIVIGGVEVPEGQREDEWHATVVAEAERALWRRVEGIGALPPPYRLTQPRLHLTPRRFALSREAALASGASDPSTSTVSLSHVPVLGKPEVIINGCAQGSGWKAPGKVLLKDKQRSRVCKMEVLRAFVGLSAEAELADETYFSLKHANTAYQEAKAALRGVPAERLNADWAKRLPHEFEVTSAASGATAPPFTGWIPTGPRYESFTSRGVLAAL